GTGGATCTGTTTTCATAAATTGAAAAAATTCCTGCAAACTGCCTTTAAAACCCACTGCTTTACGAATGGTGTCCATTTCACCGTGTATTCTTGCAACTTCACGCAGCCCGATATCGTGGATTTCCTGCGCGGTTAAATCGGTGGTGGTGGTTCTTTGTAAGGCATTGTTATAAAACGCATCCCCGTCGGGAAATTTCCACGCGCCATGGTCAGAATTTGCTCTTTCCTTTTGTTGCTTCATAAAGGCAATCAAACTGCCGTAAGCCGGTTTTACCGAAGTCAATAAAGCTTCTTTGGCGTGGGTCTCCAAATTGGATTTTGTTTCGGCATCTACCTTCAACTCGTTAATCTTTTTTACAAAGTCTGCCAACAAGGTACTTTGCTTTTCGGATGCATCAAACGGCTCACCAATTAGAATATTTTCTGAATCCTGAATCACTTTGTCGTACACAAACGCGGGTGGCATTACGCCTATGGCTTCCCGTTCCTTTAAGTTTTTTACCAATTGGGTAAAATATTTATTGAATTCATTCAATCGGGAAATATAGGCTTCGGCATCCTTTACATCGTCAATTCTATGCATATTTATCAAAAAAGAAGGCAACCCAGATTGGGCGCCAAACATCTGATTTACGGGATAGTTGTGCAAACGGTATTTGTAATCGGCTATATTGTTTTCTAACTTTTGCTTATACAACTTGTAGCTTAACAATGCCTCCTTTGAAAGTGCCGCAACATTTACAGAATCCGTTAGCCATTGCAGTTGCTCTTTGTCCGTTTCCAATTCCTTTGCCCGTGCTTCAGGCGAAATATCATCTAGCTTGCTATAATCCTTTTTAATTCCCAGTCGGGTTTGAAATTCAGGCGAAAGATCTACTCTGGCATCAAAGGTTTTTTGAAAAAAATCATTTACTTTTTTGGATTCTGCCGCTACCTCAGCATCAGTATAGGTTGTGGTTGTTTTTTCAGGTTTACAGGAAATAATTAAAGTGAATGTAGCCAGAAGCAGGAATGGCTTTAAGATTGGTGAGTGCATAGTTTTATTTTATATTTCAGACATTTTTTAAATATAATATATTTTTAAGAAGCATATGCACAAAGCTCAAAAAACGAAACTTACAAATTTGATATTGGGCAGGAAAAGTCTGTTGTTTAGCACAAAGCTATTGGGCTTCTGGTATTAAAAATTATTTTCATTTAACGCATTTTTTAAATGCTAGCGGAGCTTCCCCCTCGTGCCGGCACAGTTGAGAGACAAGCAGTGCGGAGGATACGGGCGAGAAGCCCGCGCCAGCGAAGGGACTACCGATCCCGCACGTATACGCAAGTATTTTACAATTTCTGAAATATAAATCAAAGTATAATAACCCACCTACGGAAAACCGCAACAGTAAGTTTTTTAATCGGGGGAGAATATCAAATATACCTTTTAATTTTTAACATGCAATAAGCTGTAGGCTAATGATTAATACCTTATGCCTAAAAAACAATACATTTGAAAACCAATAAACAAATCGTGACCAAAAACCAAAACCATCCTAAAAAACCAAAAAGCCCTTGGCCCACAAAGGCCGCCATGGAGCAAGTGTATAAAAAAAATCTTTGGGGTGGTGATAATGCAGATTTCTATTCGGGCGAGGGCTCACACCTACCAGCAATAGTAAACCGCTATATAGAAACAGTAACTGCATTTTTTACTTCCTCTAAACCCCCACTAACCGTCTGTGATCTGGGTTGTGGCGATTTTAACGTAGGCAAAAACTTGGTGCCACATACCAAAAAGTATATTGCCATAGATATCGTGCCAAGTCTTATAGCCCGCAACCAGCAACTATTTAATGCTCCCAATCTAGAGTTCCATTGTCTGGATATTGCAACAGCCCCTTTGCCCAAGGCAGATTGCGCCATCCTCCGGCAGGTGCTCCAACATCTATCCAATGCCG
This region of Aequorivita marisscotiae genomic DNA includes:
- a CDS encoding DUF885 domain-containing protein; this encodes MHSPILKPFLLLATFTLIISCKPEKTTTTYTDAEVAAESKKVNDFFQKTFDARVDLSPEFQTRLGIKKDYSKLDDISPEARAKELETDKEQLQWLTDSVNVAALSKEALLSYKLYKQKLENNIADYKYRLHNYPVNQMFGAQSGLPSFLINMHRIDDVKDAEAYISRLNEFNKYFTQLVKNLKEREAIGVMPPAFVYDKVIQDSENILIGEPFDASEKQSTLLADFVKKINELKVDAETKSNLETHAKEALLTSVKPAYGSLIAFMKQQKERANSDHGAWKFPDGDAFYNNALQRTTTTDLTAQEIHDIGLREVARIHGEMDTIRKAVGFKGSLQEFFQFMKTDPQFYYSADQEGKDAYLAGAVHLIDSMKTRLDEIFISKPKADLIVKAVEPFREQSAGKAFYNRPAADGSRPGIYYANLYDMESMPTYQMEALAYHEGIPGHHMQLAIQQELEEIPMFRKFGGYTAYSEGWGLYSEFIPKEMGFYADPYSDFGRLAMELWRACRLVVDTGIHNKKWTREEGIKYYTVNTPNAELDAIKMVERHIVMPGQATAYKIGMLKILELRKKAKEALGENFDIREFHEVVLSQGAIPLNVLEDFVDEYIASKNTAI
- a CDS encoding class I SAM-dependent methyltransferase; amino-acid sequence: MEQVYKKNLWGGDNADFYSGEGSHLPAIVNRYIETVTAFFTSSKPPLTVCDLGCGDFNVGKNLVPHTKKYIAIDIVPSLIARNQQLFNAPNLEFHCLDIATAPLPKADCAILRQVLQHLSNAEIQSVVNKLAAYKYVILTEHIPEGDFIPNKDIISGQGNRLKVQSGVNLLAPPFNLKVQEEKQLSKVVLNDGKGIIVTWLFKL